One segment of Hippopotamus amphibius kiboko isolate mHipAmp2 chromosome 2, mHipAmp2.hap2, whole genome shotgun sequence DNA contains the following:
- the C2H14orf93 gene encoding uncharacterized protein C14orf93 homolog, producing MSFSATILFSPPSGGESRCCCCACKSETSGGSTGCQGGNPPPGTPITVTGHGLAVQSSEQLLHIIYQRVDKAVGLAEAALGLARANNELLKRLQEEVGELRQGKMSASDEDGESRAHGSPLEEPGTLKESPGEAGRAVPAVEEECDSVGSGVQVVIEELRQLGAASAGGPGPLGFPAAQRDLRLPGCALAAGEGPPMLNPLVDDYVASEGAVQRVLVPAYAKQLSPATQLVIQRATSETGSENGTKLPPPRPEDMLSAAAALEGALEESGPGGTGELRHSLGFTASPCRTRGSGQKNSRRKRDLVLSKLVHNVHNHITNDKRFNGSESIKSSWNISVVKFLLEKLKQELVTSPHNYTDKELKGACVAYFLTKRREYRNSLNPFKGLKEKEEKKLRSRRYRLFANRSSIMRHFGPEDQRLWKDVTEELMSDEEDSLNEPGVWVARPPRFRAQRLTQLCYHLDANSKHGTKANRVYGPPSDRLPSAEAQLLPPELYNPNFQEEEDEGGDENGPVSPSFDQPHKTCCPDLNSFIEIKVEKDE from the exons ATGTCCTTCAGCGCCAccattctcttctcccctcccagtGGCGGCGAgtccaggtgctgctgctgtgCCTGTAAGAGCGAGACTAGTGGGGGCAGCACAGGCTGTCAGGGCGGGAATCCTCCCCCCGGCACCCCCATCACGGTGACCGGACACGGCCTGGCCGTCCAGAGTTCAGAGCAGCTCCTACATATTATCTACCAGAGGGTAGATAAGGCTGTGGGTCTGGCTGAGGCTGCACTTGGTCTTGCCAGGGCCAACAACGAATTGTTAAAACGTCTCCAGGAGGAAGTGGGTGAGTTGAGGCAAGGGAAGATGTCCGCCTCTGATGAAGACGGGGAGAGCCGGGCACACGGCTCCCCGCTGGAGGAGCCCGGGACCCTCAAGGAGAGCCCCGGCGAGGCCGGCAGAGCTGTGCCAGCCGTGGAAGAGGAGTGTGACAGCGTGGGCAGCGGCGTGCAGGTGGTGATCGAGGAGCTGCGGCAGCTAGGAGCGGCCTCGGCCGGGGGGCCCGGGCCCTTGGGCTTCCCGGCTGCTCAGAGAGACTTACGGCTCCCGGGATGCGCCTTGGCTGCCGGCGAGGGGCCCCCGATGCTTAACCCC CTGGTGGATGATTATGTGGCCTCTGAGGGTGCAGTGCAGCGGGTGCTGGTCCCTGCTTATGCCAAGCAGCTTTCACCAGCCACACAACTGGTGATCCAGCGGGCAACCTCAGAGACAGGATCGGAAAATGGAACCAAGCTGCCACCACCCCGCCCCGAGGACATGCTCAGTGCTGCTGCTGCCCTGGAAGGTGCCTTGGAAGAATCAGGCCCTGGGGGAACTGGGGAGCTGAGACACTCTCTAGGGTTTACTGCTTCTCCATGCAGGACCAGAGGGAGTGGGCAGAAGAACTCCAGGCGCAAGAGGGATCTGGTCCTCTCT AAATTGGTGCACAATGTGCATAACCACATCACCAATGACAAGAGATTCAATGGGTCTGAAAG CATCAAGTCCTCTTGGAATATTTCAGTAGTGAAGTTCCTTCTGGAAAAGCTGAAGCAGGAGCTGGTAACCAGTCCCCACAATTACACTGACAAGGAGCTGAAAG GAGCCTGTGTAGCCTACTTCCTTACTAAGAGGCGTGAGTACCGCAACTCCCTGAACCCCTTTAAAGgcctgaaagaaaaagaagagaagaaacttCGAAGTCGCAGATATCGG CTTTTTGCCAACCGATCCAGCATCATGAGGCATTTTGGCCCTGAGGACCAACGCCTGTGGAAGGATGTGACGGAGGAGCTGATGTCAGATGAAGAGGACAGTCTTAATGAGCCAGGTGTCTGGGTAGCCCGGCCTCCCCGTTTCCGGGCCCAGCGCCTCACGCAGCTCTGCTACCACCTGGATGCCAACTCTAAGCATGGCACCAAAGCCAACCGTGTGTATGGGCCTCCCTCAGACCGCTTACCTTCCGCTGAGGCCCAGCTCCTTCCACCAGAACTTTACAATCCTAATTTCCAAGAAGAGGAGGACGAGGGAGGTGATGAGAATGGACCTGTCTCCCCATCTTTTGACCAGCCCCACAAAACCTGCTGTCCTGACTTGAACTCGTTCATTGAAATCAAGGTGGAAAAGGATGAGTGA